Below is a window of Haloglycomyces albus DSM 45210 DNA.
TGGGACAGACGGGAGCGCAGTTGGTGCCACCGGGGACCTTGTAGCTCATACAGCAGGACTGACCCAGACCGACCGTCGCGCCTTCGTAGTGAACCCAACGTGGCCCTGGCGTCGGAAAGCTCGCTTCGGCCAGTGTCGCGTCCGCATCGGTGGAGGCGGCCACGGCGTCGTCTCCGAGTGCGGGCCTGGGTAGGAAGGCATCGGCGAAGGTGTCGGTCACATGCGCCCAGAGCGCCCGGTTTCCCAGCCGGGTGTGACGGCCGATCGACTCGACGAGATCGGCCCCGAGGGAGTGGACGTATTCGGCAAGCGCTTTACGGGCGGCGCTGCCGTCCAGTCGGCGGGCCGGGCCCCGGGAGAAGGACACGGCGTCGTACCAGCCGCTGGAGTGGAGGCGAACCGATATCGCTGCGGGGTCGTATTCGGGAAGCAGTCCGTGTTCGCGTACCGCCCACAGTGCGGGGCGGACATAGAGTCCGGTCATCCAGCCGATGAAGTAGGCGGCCGTGGTGTCTTCGGGGGCCTCTTCCGCCTCTCCGTATCGACTCATGTGTGTAGCCAACAGCGTGGAGCCGTTCGCAAAGAGTTCGGCGAGGGTGCGCCAGTGGTCGCCGTCGGCAGTGAGGACTCGTGGTCCGACATAGCCTGGCGATTGGAACAGGGTGTTGTCTATCCAAACCATCGAAATCAGGTTACATTACCCCTAGGGGGTATATCGGTTCGGGCGTCACGAGTCGTCTCAAGATCCTTTACGTACTGACGGCAGCGATACACCCGACGGTAGCGGGCTCTCAATTCCTGCTCCGCTTCGACGGATGCGTGCGCGAAGGTCGTGACCGGGGCGAGCGGAGGAGCGGGAGGTAGGCCGCTCTCGTCGTGCTCAATGTATACATGTAGGTACTCAAACTCAACGGTGAATCCGGCCGCCTCGTACCATGCGTTGGAGGCATCACCCCGGCGAGTCCACGCCTGGAGAAGCTCTGTGGACTCCAGCCGAGCCAGGGCGTCATCCAGGAGGGCCTCAGCGATCCCTCGCCGGCGATGGTCGGGATGGACGGCCAGGTCCTCGATCGTGGCTTCGCGCCCGGCCACGGAAACGTCGATCAGGCCCACGACACCGTCATCCCCAACGGCCACCAATTCGATGTCGACACCCGTCGGCTTGGTTGTCCGCACATCGTCGTAATACGAGGAGGTAAAGAAGGAGAGCAGACGGCAACGCAACCAATCTGCTTCATCAGCCCTACGATAGAGACGAACGTCATAATCGATCATTTCGGAGATGCTAGACCGTCGCAGTCCGGGCATCAATCCGTTTTCAGCCGTCCGGCCCTTCGGGCGCCAACGGCGATCATCGCACCAGGCTGAGCCAGGGCTCCCAGTTGGGATCGGTCGTCCGCCCGAGGCGAAGCCCCTGGATCTGCCACCGGCTCGGGGCTTTCGGGGTACGGGTCAGTCTCCATCCGATCTCGGACAGCAGACGGTCGCCCTTGCGCTGGTTACAGTGGGCACACGCGGCGACGACGTTGTCCCAGGAATGTGTGCCGCCACGGGAGCGGGGAATCACATGATCCAGCGTTTCGGCACCGTATCCGCAGTAAACGCAGGTCCATCCGTCGCGGATGAACACTCCACGCCGGGACGGGGAGGCCGACATCTGGTGCGGTACGTGCACGTACCGCTTGAGCCGAACTACGCTGGGAACCGGCAGGTCAAATGATTCACTGTGCAGGTAACCGTCTCCGGGGGTGACGGTGACGGCTTTGTTCGTGAGCAGAAGAACGGCCGCTCGCCGAACCGATACGATACACAGTGGTTCATAGCTCTGATTGAGCACCAATGAACTGGAGAGGTGGGTTGTCGTCCTATGTCGAGGTCGCATCATATTCGGTGTCCTCTCTCGGTCGAGACGACTCAATTTTGACCTATATCTCAATTGAATGCATCCCGGTTTAGGGTCGATGGGGATTAAGTTTTGATTTTTTCGTCGACTCCTGGGCCGCCGGTCGCTCCTGCCACCGTTTTTACGCATATTATCAAGTACTTATCATAAAAGAGGTATCGATGTCTTCAATTGCCGCTGAGGCCGATGGCTCGCCGTGTGAGCCAGGTGTGACGGCGTGCCATTTCGTTTGGGACCTCACCGAAAGCGAGAAATGGAGCTCCATTCTCGGTGGAATCTTGGATAAGACGCTGCAAGTCGTCGTCGTCCTACTGATTGCCGTCATCGCCCGTTCTCTACTGAATCGCGCGATGGCGAAGCTGATCGACAAGATGACCGCCGCCAATGAAGCGAAGCGCGCGGCGGAGTGGAATAAGCTCCTCGACCGGAACGGTCCGTCCCGACGGTCGCAACTGGTCGGCGACCGTTCCCAGCAACGCGCCGCCACCCTGAAATCGGTCATGCAGTACATCGTTTCCGTCGTGGTGTACGTCACCGCCCTCCTGATCATTCTGGCCCAGTTGGGACTGCAGATCGGCCCCTTGCTCGCCAGCGCGGGTGTGGTCGGTTTGGCCATTGGTTTCGGTGCGCAAAACCTCGTCAAGGACTACGTCAGCGGGATTTTCATGCTGCTGGAGGATCAGTACGGCCTGGGAGACTGGGTCAACGTCGGTGACGCGGAAGGAACCGTCGAGGACATGGGTCTGCGCACGACGACGTTGCGCGACCTCGGCGGCACCCTGTGGTACGTCCGCAACGGCGAAATCCTTCGCGTGGGCAACTCCTCCCAGAGCTGGGCGTACGTGGTCGTCGACATCCCTCTCTCGCCTTCGGTGAACATCGAAGAGTCGTCGCAGGTGATCATGAACGCCACCCGCAATGTGGTCACCGACCCGCACTGGCAGGAATACGTACTGACCGACCCCGAATATCTCGGTGTACAGAACCTGACGGTCGACGAAGTCACCATCCGTATTGGACTGCGTTCGGTAAGCGACCAACAGTGGGCGCTGGGTCGTGAACTTCGTCGCCGGATCGGCGATGAACTCCACGAGGCGGGCATCAGTCAGGAAATGACGACCAACCGGGTCTTCGTTCCGCGCCGACAGCAGTAAAGTCGATCGTGGCGGGTGGAATCGATTCCACCCGCCACGGCCTCTACCGGTCGATTCGCTTGTGTGACGCTCGTTTCGTCAAGGTGTGACTCCGGTCAGATCGCTTTTGTTTTCCTTGAGTTATTGGCACGATGGGTTACATGGCTACCTCCGACAAGGCACATTCCACCGGCGCACAGTCGGCGACCAGCTCCATGCCCACCAACAGCCCCGCCCAGGGCACCATTCCTCTCCGGCGCGCCACCCCGTCGAACACCCCCGGACCGGAACAAAGCTTCTACACCCTCGTGGGCGGATCAGAGACCTTCGAAAAGCTCTCCCACGCCTTTTACGACCGGGTCAAGGACGAACCGCTCCTGATCCAGTACTACGACCCCAACGATCTGGACGGTGCGGCCCGTCGCCTCCAGTTGTTCCTGGAACAGTATTGGGGCGGCCCCCACACCTATCAGGAGGAACGTGGCCATCCCCGTCTGCGGATGCGGCACGCCTCCTTCCGTATCGGAATCGCCGAACGCGACGCCTGGCTCAACTGCATGCGGGGCGCCATGGACGCCGTTCAACTTGACCCCGAACACGACCGGATCATGTGGGACTACATGGTCCGTGCCGCTGATTTCCTCCGCAACGTACAGGAATAACGCACCGGCGATCAGCCCGAGCAAAATCCGTTCGCGTCCCGGCGGACTCAAGACGTATCCTAGGGACTTGTCATGTCCGAATCACAGAACCGCACCGCCTCACGTCCCGAGTCGCACCGCCGGAGCCTCCGCTCCCGTATCGCTGAGTTGCGCACCTCCGACCAACGCCACCTGCGTGGAAAGCTTCGCTCTGCGCGCGACAAGAAGGGCGCCGAACGCGCCGCCGCCTTCGAAGAGCTGACCACGGAGATCGACGTGCGCCACGAGGCGCTGCAACGTCGCTACGACGGTCGTCCCAAGGTGGACTACCCCGCTGAACTTCCGGTGTCAGAGCACCGCGATGAGATCGCCGAGGCGATCGCCGAGAATCAAGTCGTCATCATCGCCGGAGAAACCGGCTCGGGTAAGACGACCCAGATCCCCAAGATCTGTCTGGAGCTCGGGCGCGGCGTACGCGGAATGATCGGGCATACGCAGCCACGTCGTATCGCCGCCCGGTCGGTGGCCGACCGTATCGCCGATGAACTCGACTCGCCGCTGGGCGAAGCGGTGGGTTGGAAGGTTCGCTTCACCGACCAGGTCTCGGATCATTCCTACATTAAGCTGATGACCGACGGCATCCTGCTGACCGAACTGCAGCACGACCGGATGCTCTCCGCCTACGACACGATCATCATCGACGAGGCACACGAACGCAGCCTCAACATCGACTTCATCCTCGGTTGCCTCAAACAACTGCTTCCCAAGCGCCCCGACCTCAAGGTCATCGTCACCTCCGCGACCATCGACCCCGACCGATTCGCACATCATTTCGCCGATGCCGACGGTCGCCCGGCGCCCGTGCTGGAAGTGTCCGGACGAACGTACCCGGTGGAGATTCGCTACCGGCCCCTGGTCGACGAAGACGAGGACGGCAAAGACCAGGCCGAGGGTATCCTGCAGGCGGTACGCGAACTCCACAGCGAAGGCGACGGCGACATTCTGGTCTTTCTCTCGGGAGAACAGGAAATACGCGACACCGCCGACGTGCTCAACCGGGCCAAACTGCCTCACACCGAAGTTCTCCCCCTCTTCGCGAGACTGTCGGCAGCCGAACAGAATCGGATCTTCCGTTCCCATACCGGGCGACGCATTGTACTGTCCACCAACGTCGCGGAGACCTCGCTGACCGTTCCCGGAATCCGCTATGTCATCGATACCGGTAACGCACGTATCTCGCGATATTCGGCCCGCACCAAGGTGCAACGCCTTCCGATCGAACCGATCAGTCAAGCCAGCGCGAATCAGCGTGCCGGACGGTCCGGTCGAGTTGCCGAAGGTATCTGTATCCGGCTGTATTCGGAAGACGATTTCCTCGCTCGCCCCGAGTTCACAGACGCCGAAATCCTAAGAACCAACCTCGCCAGTGTCATTTTGCAGATGACGGCGGCCCGACTGGGGAACGTGGAGTCGTTTCCGTTCGTCGACGCTCCCGACGCCCGCAATATCAAAGACGGCATGGAACTGCTGACCGAACTGGGGGCCTTCTCCCCCGGTAAGACTAGGCAACCCAAGCTCACCGCCACCGGTAAGCAGCTGTCCCGACTGCCCATCGATCCACGCTTGGCTCGCATGATCATCGCCGCGGTCGATCAGGGCGCGGTCCACGAGGTCACGGTCATCGCCACCGCTCTATCGATTCAAGACCCCCGCGAACGCCCGATGGACAAAAAGGGCGCCGCCGACGCGTCCCATGAACGATTCGCCGATCCCGAGAGCGATTTCCAGGCCTTCCTCAACCTATGGAAATACCTGGAGAAACAACGTAAGGCCTTGTCTAACAGCGCCTTCCGTCGCATGTGTAAACGCGAGTTCCTGCATTATCTACGTATACGCGAGTGGCAGGACCTCTATCGTCAAGTGAGTGCGTCTCTCAAGAACCTCAACATCTCCACCAAACCCACGAACCCCAGCCCGACGCCTGACCGTCTCCATACGTCGATTCTTGCGGGGCTTCTGTCCCATATCGGGGTCAAGGAGGCCGACAAGCGCGAATACCAAGGCGCTCGCGGGGCGAAGTTCGCGATCTTCCCGGGTTCCGGACTGTTCAAAAAGCAACCGCGCTGGGCCATGGCCGCCGAACTGGTGGAAACCAGCCGCCTGTGGGGACGCGTCTGCGCCAAAATCGAACCCGAATGGGTGGAACCTCTCGCGTCTCACCTGTTGAAACGTACGTACTCCGAACCTCATTGGTCGAAGAAGTCTCAAGCGGTCC
It encodes the following:
- a CDS encoding (2Fe-2S)-binding protein, producing the protein MVWIDNTLFQSPGYVGPRVLTADGDHWRTLAELFANGSTLLATHMSRYGEAEEAPEDTTAAYFIGWMTGLYVRPALWAVREHGLLPEYDPAAISVRLHSSGWYDAVSFSRGPARRLDGSAARKALAEYVHSLGADLVESIGRHTRLGNRALWAHVTDTFADAFLPRPALGDDAVAASTDADATLAEASFPTPGPRWVHYEGATVGLGQSCCMSYKVPGGTNCAPVCPKISEDERRMKLAEWRNALPDRRDS
- a CDS encoding GNAT family N-acetyltransferase, which produces MIDYDVRLYRRADEADWLRCRLLSFFTSSYYDDVRTTKPTGVDIELVAVGDDGVVGLIDVSVAGREATIEDLAVHPDHRRRGIAEALLDDALARLESTELLQAWTRRGDASNAWYEAAGFTVEFEYLHVYIEHDESGLPPAPPLAPVTTFAHASVEAEQELRARYRRVYRCRQYVKDLETTRDARTDIPPRGNVT
- a CDS encoding HNH endonuclease — protein: MMRPRHRTTTHLSSSLVLNQSYEPLCIVSVRRAAVLLLTNKAVTVTPGDGYLHSESFDLPVPSVVRLKRYVHVPHQMSASPSRRGVFIRDGWTCVYCGYGAETLDHVIPRSRGGTHSWDNVVAACAHCNQRKGDRLLSEIGWRLTRTPKAPSRWQIQGLRLGRTTDPNWEPWLSLVR
- a CDS encoding mechanosensitive ion channel family protein; translation: MSSIAAEADGSPCEPGVTACHFVWDLTESEKWSSILGGILDKTLQVVVVLLIAVIARSLLNRAMAKLIDKMTAANEAKRAAEWNKLLDRNGPSRRSQLVGDRSQQRAATLKSVMQYIVSVVVYVTALLIILAQLGLQIGPLLASAGVVGLAIGFGAQNLVKDYVSGIFMLLEDQYGLGDWVNVGDAEGTVEDMGLRTTTLRDLGGTLWYVRNGEILRVGNSSQSWAYVVVDIPLSPSVNIEESSQVIMNATRNVVTDPHWQEYVLTDPEYLGVQNLTVDEVTIRIGLRSVSDQQWALGRELRRRIGDELHEAGISQEMTTNRVFVPRRQQ
- a CDS encoding globin: MPTNSPAQGTIPLRRATPSNTPGPEQSFYTLVGGSETFEKLSHAFYDRVKDEPLLIQYYDPNDLDGAARRLQLFLEQYWGGPHTYQEERGHPRLRMRHASFRIGIAERDAWLNCMRGAMDAVQLDPEHDRIMWDYMVRAADFLRNVQE
- the hrpA gene encoding ATP-dependent RNA helicase HrpA, with the translated sequence MSESQNRTASRPESHRRSLRSRIAELRTSDQRHLRGKLRSARDKKGAERAAAFEELTTEIDVRHEALQRRYDGRPKVDYPAELPVSEHRDEIAEAIAENQVVIIAGETGSGKTTQIPKICLELGRGVRGMIGHTQPRRIAARSVADRIADELDSPLGEAVGWKVRFTDQVSDHSYIKLMTDGILLTELQHDRMLSAYDTIIIDEAHERSLNIDFILGCLKQLLPKRPDLKVIVTSATIDPDRFAHHFADADGRPAPVLEVSGRTYPVEIRYRPLVDEDEDGKDQAEGILQAVRELHSEGDGDILVFLSGEQEIRDTADVLNRAKLPHTEVLPLFARLSAAEQNRIFRSHTGRRIVLSTNVAETSLTVPGIRYVIDTGNARISRYSARTKVQRLPIEPISQASANQRAGRSGRVAEGICIRLYSEDDFLARPEFTDAEILRTNLASVILQMTAARLGNVESFPFVDAPDARNIKDGMELLTELGAFSPGKTRQPKLTATGKQLSRLPIDPRLARMIIAAVDQGAVHEVTVIATALSIQDPRERPMDKKGAADASHERFADPESDFQAFLNLWKYLEKQRKALSNSAFRRMCKREFLHYLRIREWQDLYRQVSASLKNLNISTKPTNPSPTPDRLHTSILAGLLSHIGVKEADKREYQGARGAKFAIFPGSGLFKKQPRWAMAAELVETSRLWGRVCAKIEPEWVEPLASHLLKRTYSEPHWSKKSQAVLAYERVTLYGVPIVPRRAVNYGRIDPAVSRDLFIRHALVQGEWETHHSFFQHNRELVSDVEDLENRVRRRDLLADEQTLYEFYDRRLPGHIVSGRHFDSWWKKQKDKRFLEFSRDLLVADRDEGIDTEAYPNVWTSEGIDLPLDYVFEPGSADDGVSVDIPLDALGQVNNDRFSWHVPGMRAQVAEAFIKSLPKSLRRNFVPVPDFAKAAVARMTVSDDRPFSASLAETLRSMTGITVPEDSFDISKIPGHLQITFRIVDQDGRRVAAGKDLAALQTQLAPKTEEVAVEATPQLDRTGLTTWDFDGLPQVHEIPRKGYTAKTYPALTDEGSSVGVKSFADPGKQAASMWAGTRRLLLLNTPNPHVQEALTKREQLLLSAGPYDSMESLINDALRIVLDKILVENGGPAWDGEAFAQLLKQSRLHLASDAVTVARKAAAAIEVSRQAREHLEGKFDFELLASVSDMRIQLDELIGSAGFLRSIGWWRLDDLKRYITAIVRRAEKLPSDIAGDISKMEIVHDLDEERHSLARARPAALRTAQGQEIRWMLQELRVSFFAQQLGTRYQVSEKRVRKALRAL